CAACGCTGTGGGCGCCGTCAACAGTGTCTGGACCACCACATGATCTTCTACTCCCTAAACTTCCCCATCAAGAAACCTCTCAACACCGTGCCACCGCCTCCTCCCCTTgcatcacccacaccacacccacctccaccaccatcacctccacgacCACGACTACAAGAATCCCGCGGAGAACGCATACTCCGCAGTGCCCATGCGCAGCAGCAGGACTCAACAAGGATGTGTCGCGGCTCTCGCTGGCTGACCGCCTCGAGAAGGACATTGAGCCCCCGCCCAGCGCCTGCGTCACGCCCACCTCGGACTCCAGCGCCCCATGCAAGGTGTTCCGGAATTCTTTCCTGCCGCGCACATACAGCCACAGGTCAGTACTCATCACCCACGCGCGActgctgtacacacacacacacacacacacacacacacacacacacacaccgcgtagtgtagtggttagcacgctcgactcacactcgagagggtccgggtttgagtcccggaggcggcgaggcaaatgggcaagcctcttaatgtgtggctcctgttcacctagcagtaagtaggtacgggatgtaactcgaggggttgtggcctcgctttcccggtgtgtggagtgtgttgtggtctcagtcctaaccgaagatcggtctatgagctctgagctcgctccgtaatggggaagactggctgggtgacctgagatgacacgacacacacacacacacacacacacacacacacactctctctctctctctctctctctctctctctctctctctctctctctctctctctctctctctctgtgtgtgtgtgtgtgtgtgtgtgtgtgtgtgtgtgtgtgtgtggtggtggtggtggtggtatttacatgcttgtgtgaagatagatagataagcgggTATTTTGATGggatgatagatatgtaaatggacagttggataaacaaacagatagatggagaggtaggcagatagaggaggaggaggaggtctagcTAAGCACTATAAACACCACGATAATAAACATGAGAAGATTGACTTATAATTCCTAGTGAacagttttcagtatttttcattaGCCTAACGTCAAGTCAAAGTTTGTTGTAAGGACACCTGGAGAGATGGGCAGCACTGTTAGCTACAGGTTTTGCGATAACAACGTCTTGGAGTGTGCGCCATGATGGACTCACTCGCCTTGAGTTGCCAAGCGTCACTTCAAGACATGTAGCCTGAGCCGCCAACACCACACCTTCACATCACCATACAATGTCAGGACGCGTCTGGCTGGCCACACACTATGCACATTGAAACAAACATTTatcaaatatgtgtgtgtgtgtgtgtgtgtgtgtgtgtgtgtgtgtgtgtgtgtgtgtgtgtgtaaagtaaagtaaagtaaaattgccatttcattacatgtacatatatattggtTAAACAGATGTGTTCATTGGCATGGTCTATCGAGCCAAGGCTCCTGATAAACGGAGttattaaactatgtggtgacTCTGTTGGAAGACTTCACTTGGCAATATATTTATAGAAGTATAAGAATAAGTCATATTTTATCCAATCACGTTCACACTATACGTACATGCGAACACATTACTTATATAAATActtatataaatatatgtatatatatatatatatatatatatatatatatatatatacttcctgAATAATTTATATCCAGCTTTAAAGTAAATTTAtcatacaatacaaataaatgatggaCTGCAAGCTGCTAGTTATAAACATCTAAGGAAATgttctttggtttttcttttaaactgaaAGTAACTGATACTAGTAATATCTTTTATATCAGGAGGCGAGGAATTCCATAGCTGTGGACCAAAGTAAAATATGCTGTGCTTGAATAACTGTGTGCGGAATTGCGGGCACTCCAAATTCAAGTTCCCACCTCTTGTTGCATACGGTGAATCTACACATTTAAGTAGGTTATTATTTGGATATCTTTTAATGAAtttgaagatggagaaaaggacaaaacacttatgaatatcgaagaaattcaatagtttatgattagaaaaaaacTGTGAATGTTGAGTCGAATTTAcccataaaaaatatacatcactaaattttttttctaattatctttaatctatttatgaaagacggCCAAGTGCAGGCCCAAACTgagacacaataaataaaataaggatagCAGAGTGTATAGCAAATACTCAGTAGGGCTTCAGTTGTGAGTTGATTCCGTATCTTGTACAATATCCCACACATCCTAGACAgtttcatgcatacattaaggTTATCATCAATAAATACACCTAAAAATTTTTATTTGAGTGACACATTGCAGAGTGACTTTGAAGAAGTATTGGTTGGATATGATTTTTTACTGAccgattttggaaaaaaaatataattagttttacttatatagagtgttagtttgttatgttttatccaATGATTTATTAAATGTAGTTCTGAGGTCATGTTTGAGTGTAGAGTGTGTATGTCCTTGTCTTTCGTAAGCAAGTTTATGTCGTCTGCATACAGAGTGAAAGTAACTTTTGAGCTGGATTTGattatatcatttatataaataagaaaaggtgtgtgtgtgtcacctataAAGACATTAACTTGTATTGCATGTTGCAGAGGAGTTATGGGTGGCAGGAGGTTGATGaaatgtgtggtggtgtcaCAAGTGAAGCACAGTGAGCGTTCCTGCAGGGTGAAGCAATGATGAGACAAGCGTCACCAGtcagcgaggtggtggtggtggtggtggtgcctggtctctctctctctctctctctctctctctctctctctctctctctctcgtctctctctctctctctctctctctctctctctctctctctcctcttctctctcatctcgtctcttctctttcatcttgggtcttctctcgtctcctctcgtctcgtctccgcttttcttgtctcctttctctctctcatctcgtgtCTTCTCGCTCGTCTCATCTCTTCTCGctcgtctcatctcgtctccctccctctctctctctctctctctctctctctctctctctctctctctctctgtctctctctctctctctctctctctctctctctctctctctctctctctctctctctctctctctctctctctctctctctctctctctctctctctctctctctctctctctctctctctctctcttttttttttttatttatactgatcAAATGTACAGGAAAACAACTTCTACATTACATAAGAACGTTGTTTTACAGACTAAAGGGTACAGGGTTAGTGCAACCTATCTTAAAATCTGACCCTGGTGATGTATATTACATTCTGTATGTACAACAATAACTTATATTGTAATAACACTGAATATACTACGTTCACTGTACATGATTCACCCTTGCCTCAGTAACCAATGGTTCACTTGCACTTTAAatgtctgagtgtttgtgtcactgaggtttatctcctgtgaggccaacagagtgttccatttccttgcatacgagtttttatatattgtctctggtgatgcctctctctctctctctctctctctctctctctctctctctctctctctctctctctctctctctctctctctctctctctctctctctctctctctctctctctcttctctctctctctctcgtctcgtctctctctctctcgtctctctctctctctctcgtctcgtctctctctctctctcgtctcgtctcgtctctctctctcgtctctcgtctctctctctcgtctctctctcgtctcgtctcgtctctctctctctctcgtctcgtctctctcgtctcgtctctctctctcgtctcgtctcgtctctctcgtctctctctctctcgtctcgtctcgtctcgtctctctcgtctcgtctcgtctcgtctctcgtctcgtctctcgtctcgtctctcgtctcgtctcgtctcgtctctctctctcgtctcgtctctctctcgtctcgtctctctctcgtctcgtctcgtctctctctctctctcgtctctctctctctctctctcgtctcgtctcgtctctctctcgtctcgtctctctctctctcgtctcgtctcgtctcgtctcgtctcgtctcgtctcgtctcgtctcgtctcgtctctctcgtctcgtctcgtctcgtctctctcgtctcgtctctctctctctctctctctctctctctctctctctctctctctctcgtctctctctctctctctctcgtctcgtctctctctctctctctctctctctctctctctctctctctctctctctctctctctctctctctctctctctctctctctctctctctctctctctctctctctctctctctctctctctctctctctctctctctctctctctctctctctctctctctctctctctctctctctctctctctctctctctctctctctctctctctctctctctctctctctctctctctctctctctctctctctctctctctctctctctctctctctctctctctctctctctctctctctctctctctctctctctctctctctctctctctctctctctctctctctctctctctctctctctctctctctctctctctctctctctctctctctctctctctctctctctctctctctctctctctctctctctctctctctctctctctctctctctctctctctctctctctctctctctctctctctctctctctctctctctctctctctctctgcctgtgtgtgtgtgtgtgtgtgtgtgtgtgtgtgtgtgtgtgtgtgagtgtgtgtgtgtgtggtgttattcAGTAGTGAATGCTCGGCATCATTTCTGTAACCTCTCTATTGTTTCCAGGCCGAAATCAAGCGACCGCCGGCAGAGAGGAGTCTTCTCCTGGACGTTTGAAGAGTACCACCTTCTTGAAGCACAGAGCACAGACAGCGCTGGAAACTGGACTACTACAGTTTGAGCAGAGTCCAACATCTGTGTATCTGCACCAGAATCAAGTGTCCAGGGAGGAAATGATACGTCTGCAGAGATGTGCCAGGAGGAGGGACTCTTGGAACAGGCCTTCACACAACAGGGattggggtgggggtggggggaccTTATAGCAGCAGGTGACTAGGAGAGAGGTTCCCACAAGATGCAACACACCACATCCTCCAAACGCAAAATATATTTGCCAATAAAGGCAAGTTTGTGTGCCACTCTGTTGATTTGAAGCAGCAAAACGTGCGGGTATGACACCGTGTTGTAATCAATTGTATAGTATTGTCTAGTAATCAACgttttattactaccattattattatcttggtGTCACTCTAACTGTCACGTCGACTTCACATCTCGTGTGTTAgtaatttttttactattaattCTCAAcacttactattgttattggtaATAGTGTATTATTGTGTGATCAATATTAGCATTACTATCATTGCcctactgttactattgttatcattactagtaccaatactacttttattaccatTGCTTGGTAATACTTCATGTAAAATTACTTCATTGATTCAGGATCCTCTACATTATCTACTGTTTTATACTGAcaatttcattaattatttttattttattgttttattttattattattattttttttttttacttttcttattgttgcCCAAAATCTTTGCTTCAAAGGGTTCCCAAATATGACAGATTATTTTgtgattatatacatatattttttgttgcatgggaaaataaaatgtttcaaatctctctctctctctctctctctctctctctctctctctctctctctctctctctctctctctctctctctctctctctctctctctctctctctctctctctctctctctctctctctctctctctctctctctctctctctctctctctctctctctctctctctctctctctctctctctctctctctctctctctctctctctctctctctctctctctctctctctctctctctctcatattgtttCGTGAGAGGTCGCTCTACTAGCCACTGTTTTGTGAGGTGTGTTAGAAGGCTACTTGTAGGGCTTTCATTGGCCTTGTTCTCAGGGGTGTAAACGGCAAATTGCTTGGCTAGATTATGTACTATTGGTATGATGGTAGGGCAGGCACATGTCTGGTTCCAGGTTCACTCTCTTCTGAGGAACCCTTGAAACTGGGTCCTCAGCAGGGTGGTGTCTGGAGTTGTGTGTTATTCAATATCCTCATGGACGAAGTTGCACAAGGGTCTCAGGTGGCCATTTATgctgatgaagtgtgtgtggcaagaatctttgctgaatgaatggccagtgacatgtgaactgtgtgtgtggcaagaatctttgctgaatgaatggccagtgacatgtgaactgtgtgtgtggcaagaatctttgctgaatgaatggccagtgacatgtgaactgtgtgtgtggcaagaatctttgctgaatgaatggccagtgacatgtgaactgtgtgtgtggcaagaatctttgctgaatgaatggccagtgacatgtgaactgtgtgtgtggcaagaatctttgctgaatgaatgaacagtgacatgtgaactgtgtgtgtggcaagaatctttgctgaatgaatgaacagtgacatgtgaactgtgtgtgtggcaagaatctttgctgaatgaatgaacagtgacatgtgaactgtgtgtgtggcaagaatctttgctgaatgaatgaacagtgacatgtgaactgtgtgtgtggcaagaatctttgctgaatgaatgaacagtgacatgtgaactgtgtgtgtggcaagaatctttgctgaatgaatgaacagtgacatgtgaactgtgtgtgtggcaagaatctttgctgaatgaatgaacagtgacatgtgaactgtgtgtgtggcaagaatctttgctgaatgaatgaacagtgacatgtgaactagcaaagaagagagggaatcaatgtctttgtttcatcttttctccagtactttgttaaccccttcagtactgggacgccatTTTATCTGGAGTTTtactgtgattagacgattctatttacattgggaaggatctggaggtcagaagatcaatggttacagtcttcactacttcaatccACACCTAAGTttgtgaaggtgtataaaatctccaaattgtaaccagaatatatatgaaaacgtgtcatggtactgaaggggttaattaaaggCCGTGTCACTCCGGAGAAGACGCTCTCGCCCTCCTTCACCACGAACTGGTGGCTGTCCTGTAGTTGGTGCCTTGCTTCTTAATATCTTGTTCATTGAGGATGGAACTTCAGAGAACTGAGCTGGAGTCACTCTGAAATCCTGTCCAAATTTCCCTCATCCATTTCTGGCACTTGGATAATAAGATAATGATATTCGCCTCATTTCACTCGTTTTATATTTGATTCATAGAcccaattccttttcctctcattattcaAGGCTAAACATATCATTaataactccttctcctcctcctcctcctcctcctcctcctcctcctcgtgaagaAGTGTCAAGTGAGccagcctccaccacagacGATGTGGCGGAGCATCGCGCCTGGTGTGAACCTCCCATAGCAAGCTAAGTCTGCGCGACGTTGGTACGTGGTGTGCGTCGTCTCCGGTGTGAGACGGCCTTAACGAGTCTGAGCAGCTTCCTTGTGAAGATATAAGCCACAATTCTATTTTTGCAATGTATGAAGGTGTCACATGATAACGTGTAGTGTCAGTGTGTCATGTGTGGAGGAATGCACAGCTCTTCACACAGCCTGACCACTCAGCGGTAAATAAAGTCAATAATCTGGCCctagtgtttcattgtttcctttgcAAGTTTCACCAAAAGATCTGAACCATTGAATGAGTtgctgtgtgggcgtggagggtgcatccatgggtgctgtgtgggcgtggagggtgtttccatgggtgctgtgtgggcgtggagggcgCATCTATCGCCAGGGTGTGGCGGCCAGAATAGGGAAGGATTACTGGTGGGGCAATGCCATGGCGGCCAGAATAGGGAAGGATTACTGGTGGAGTCAACGGAGAGTCCAGTGTCAGTGGCtcagagggtgggggaggaagggtggtgggtgagtccattgtgagagggtgggggaggaagggtggtgggtgagtccattgtgagagggtgggggaggaagggtggtgggtgagtccattgtgagagggtggggaggaagggggtggtgggggagtccattgtgagagggtggggaggaagggtggtgggtgAGTCCATTATGAGACCTTTCCCTGGCTGACGATGAAACGAACCCACTTTCCACGAATTTGACTGGATTACCTAGAATTACTTGGGattacatacaattacatagaattacataggaggaagggaggtgggcgAGTCCATTGTGAGACCTTGCCCTGGCTGACGATTCAATTTGACTGGATTACCTAGAATTACTTGGGATTACATACAattacaaaaggaaggaaggggtgtcttgatcttgatgttgtgAGGTGGTGGAGCGTCCCTGTGATTGGTTTGAAGCAGTGGTTATCGACACGTGGGTAATTCACTCACCATCGTTTCCTGCTGGTGTCATCTCCTGCACAAGAGTCACTCCCTTACCTACACTGACTCACTCCAACTAACTTGTAATGGTGAAATAGTCAGTAATTTGAAGGGCTGGTGTCACAAGttaagtgaaaactgtggcctgGACTTACAATGGTGAAATAGTCATTGGTAATTTGAAGGCCTGATGTCACAAATTGAGAAGTGAAAAGTGGCCAGGAGGGACTCGGTGTGCTTTACAAACAACTTgacgtatttatttcctttgccttggttacaaataaagtgaaggagcATTTGTCgacattttattgacttcaCCTTGGTACAATGGCAACACAGGCGGTCAGGAAGCAATACATAGCATGGCAACACTGTGGTGGATTAGGAGTGGAGCTGTACAGTACGTGGTAAGCAGACTGcctactctctcacacacacacacacacacacacacacacacacacacacacacacacacacacacacacacacacaggtaatgtaTTGAGCATATGAACATTCCATTGATTTCTATTAATAAATTTGGTCCATTACAATTGTGAGAATAGCCACTTTTTAAAAGCTCGATTTCCAATACACAagatatcaatttattcacgtTAATGTCAACTTTGCACATGTTTCAGCTCAGCTTAATAAATGCATACATAAAAATCAGGAATAGTAATTCTCTTCTCACTCTTGTTCCCAACACTCAGAATGATAACATTATGATACATTTCTCACTCTCCCGAAAAATTCTAAATAAAATCTAAATACTGTAACTACCTAACTAGTTTAAttacttctcacacacacacacacacacacacacacacacacacacacacactactgtaaCTACCTAACTAGTTTAATTACTTCTCcccaagcgcacacacacacacacacacacacacacacacacacacacacacacacacacacacactataactaCCTAACTAGTTTAATTACTAACTAGTTTaattacttcacacacacacacacacacacacacacacacacacacgttcctccAGGTGCAAGCGGCTGCGTCCTCGCCtaccctcccccctccaccGACTACTTCTACCGCCAGAGAGTGAGTGGACACTGTCAGCCGTGTGAAAGCTACTCGGTGGTGTGTTTCCCGCACGTTTTGCTGCTGGAAATCAACAGAGTGGTTCCGCCACGCTTGCCTGATGGCTGATGGCTGATGACTGTTGTCGGAAGGCTTGTTCCAAGAGTCCGTCCTCCTGGCACCTCTACACACGTGTATCACTTCATCCTGGTGCAATGTTGGACCCTGGTCAAACTGTACTAGTCCAATTTCCAACGCTGTCTATGTTCTGTGCTTCAACAAGGTACTCGTCAAAAGtccaggagaaggctcctctctGCCGGCGGTCGCTTGATTTCAAGCCTGGAAACAAAAGAGAGGTTACAGAAATGATGCCGAGCCTTCACTACTgaataacaccacacacactacacactctccacacacaccacaaacaaagaacacaggcaggcaggcaggcagagagagagagagagagagagagagagagagagagagagagagagagagagagagagagagagagagagagagagagagagagagagagagagagagagagagagagagagagagagagagagagagagagagagagagagagagagagagagagagagagagagagagagacgagacgagagagagagagagagagagacgagagagagagagagagagagagagagacgagacgagagagagagagagagagagagagacgagagagagagagagacgagagagagagagagagagagagagagagagagagagagagacgagacgagagagagagacgacgagagagagacagagacgagacgagacgagaggaaaggagacgagacgagacgagacgagacgagagagagatgagagacgagacgagacgagagagagagacgagacgagagagagacgagagaggagacgagacgagacgagagagagagagacgagacgagacgagagagagagaggaaacgagacgagagagagaggagacgagatgagacgagacagaggagacgagacgagacgagagagacagaggtgagagagcgagacgagagagagaggagacgagacgagagaagagacagagagacgagacgagacgagagagagagacgagagagagagacgagacgagacgagacgagagagagagagagagagacgagacgagacgagagagagagagagagagacgagacgagagagagacgagagagagagacgagagagacgagacgagagagagacgagacgagacgagacgagagagagagagagacgagacgagagagagagacgagacgagacgagagagagagagacgagacgagacgagagagagagacgagacgagagagagagagacgagacgagagagagagagacgagagacgagacgagacgagacgagagagagacgagacgagagagacgagagacgagacgagagagagagagagagagacgagacgagagacgagagagacgagagagacgagacgagacgagacgagagagagagagacgagagagacgagacgagacgagacgagacgagagacgagacgagacgagacgagagagagagacgagacgagacgagacgagagagagacgagagagagagagagagagagagagagagagagagagagagagagagagagagagagagagatacgatacgagacgagacgagagacgtCACGAGACGAGAcgacgagagagacgagagagagagagagagacgagagaagagagagagagagagagacgagacgagacgaagaagagagagagacgagacgagagagagatgagacgagacgagaaaggagacgagatgagacgagacgagaaaggagacgagatgagacgagacgagaaaggagacgagatgagacgagaacgaggagaggagacgagacgagacgagacgagacgagagagacgagacgagacgagacgagacgagagatgagacgagacgagaacgaggagaggagacgacacgaaacgagaacaaggagaggagaggacacgacacgagacgagaacgaggagaggagacgagagagagagaggagacgaaacgACACGAGagacgaaacgagacgagagacgagacgagataagagagagagagagacgagagagagagagagagagagagagagagagagagagagagagagagagagagagagagcaccatcaccaccacaccaccaccttgctGAGTGCTGACGCTGGTCTCATCATTGCTTCACCCAGCAGGAACGCTCACTGTGCTTCACTTGtgacaccaccacacatttCATCAACCTCCTGCCACCCATAACTCCTCTGCAACATGCAATACAATTGTCTttataggtaacacacacacacacacacacacacacacacacacacactatttgatAAATGTTTGTTTCAATGTGCATAGTGTGTGGCCAGCCAGACGCGTCCTGACATTGTATGGTGATGTGAAGGTGTGGTGTTGGCGGCTCAGGCTACATGTCTTGAAGTGACGCTTGGCAACTCAAGGCGAGTGAGTCCATCATGGCGGACACTCCAAGACGTTGTCATCGCAAATCCTGTACCTGATAGTGCTGCCCATCTCTCCAGGCGTCCCAACAACAAACTTTGACTTGACGTTAGGCtaatgaaaaatactgaaaactgtTCACTAGGAATTATAAGTCAATCATCTCATGTTTACTATCGTAGTGTTTTTAGTGCTCCTCGATCTGCCTAcctctccatctatctgtttgtttatccaactgtccatttacatatctatcatccCATCAAAATAcccgcttatctatctatctatcttcacacaagcatgtaaataccaccaccaccaccaccaccaccaccacacacacacacacacacacacacagagagagagagagagagagagagagagagagagagagagtgtgtgtaattcactgtttgatctgctgcagtctatgacgagacagccagacgttaccctacggaaagagctcagagctcattatttccgatcttgggataggtctgagaccaggcacacaccacacaccgggacaacaaggtcacaactcctcgatttacatcccgtacctactcactgctaggtgaacagggctacacgtaaaaggagacacacccaaatatctccacccggccggggaatcgaaccccggtcatctggcttgtgaagccagcgctataaccactgagctaccgggccgtgtgtgtgtgtgtgtgtgtgtgtgtgtgtgtgtgtgtgtgtgtgtgtactgcagtCGCGCGTGGGTGGAGAGTACTGACCTGTGGCTGTATGTGCGCGGCAGGAAGGAATTCCGGAACACCTTGCATGGGGCGCTGGAGTCCTAGGTGGGCGTGACGCGGGGCTGGGCGGTGCCTCAATGTCCTTCTCAAGGCGGTCAGCCAGCGAGAGCAGCGACACATCCTTGTTGAGTCCTGCTGCTGCGCATGGGCACTGCGGAG
The window above is part of the Portunus trituberculatus isolate SZX2019 chromosome 14, ASM1759143v1, whole genome shotgun sequence genome. Proteins encoded here:
- the LOC123503498 gene encoding serine proteinase stubble-like isoform X3, which codes for MRRRGVRTSRTWCTTLWAPSTVSGPPHDLLLPKLPHQETSQHRATASSPCITHTTPTSTTITSTTTTTRIPRRTHTPQCPCAAAGLNKDVSRLSLADRLEKDIEPPPSACVTPTSDSSAPCKVFRNSFLPRTYSHRPKSSDRRQRGVFSWTFEEYHLLEAQSTDSAGNWTTTV
- the LOC123503498 gene encoding serine/arginine repetitive matrix protein 1-like isoform X2 — its product is MIFYSLNFPIKKPLNTVPPPPPLASPTPHPPPPPSPPRPRLQESRGERILRSAHAQQQDSTRMCRGSRWLTASRRTLSPRPAPASRPPRTPAPHARCSGILSCRAHTATGRNQATAGREESSPGRLKSTTFLKHRAQTALETGLLQFEQSPTSVYLHQNQVSREEMIRLQRCARRRDSWNRPSHNRDWGGGGGTL